A single genomic interval of Agromyces cerinus harbors:
- a CDS encoding aminotransferase class I/II-fold pyridoxal phosphate-dependent enzyme, producing MIDIEGRSAAEIADSLRTLIERGALRPGDALPPVRTLAEHLGVNRNTAVSAYRQLMNAGVVITLGRGGTRVAGASAVAQEGFAADTALRDIGTGNPDPTRIPDPSHALASIARRPVLYGEPVIDPDLARWAQDWMSADLPPETPMRVTVTSGAGDAVERLLAQALTRDDAVALEDPCFLTSIHTVRVAGYRAVPVPIDDEGMTVDGLRAALEQGVRAVICTPRAQNPTGASLSEGRAAELRAVLRDHPYVLVIEDDHYSLLSQLPYHSLIGTEHRRWALVRSVSKFLGPDMCLAVTASDPETADRLAMRLTPGTTWVSHLLQRLVRALATDPEVAAGIRAAGEHYAARNAAFAELLTAEGLPTKAGDGLNVWVPLGAPARAVSEQLMRRGWLARPGDEFALGGGEASDHLRLTVHELDDSDLRKLAADLGASVRAARR from the coding sequence ATCATCGACATCGAGGGTCGCTCAGCGGCCGAGATCGCCGACAGCCTGCGCACGCTGATCGAGCGCGGAGCCCTCCGACCCGGCGACGCACTCCCCCCGGTTCGCACCCTGGCGGAGCATCTCGGCGTGAACCGGAACACCGCCGTCTCGGCGTACCGACAGTTGATGAACGCCGGCGTCGTGATCACGCTCGGCCGCGGCGGCACTCGCGTGGCCGGCGCTTCCGCCGTCGCCCAGGAGGGCTTCGCCGCAGACACGGCGCTCCGCGACATCGGCACCGGCAACCCCGACCCAACACGCATTCCCGACCCCTCCCACGCGCTGGCGAGCATCGCCCGTCGCCCGGTGCTGTACGGCGAACCCGTCATCGATCCCGACCTCGCCCGATGGGCGCAGGACTGGATGAGCGCGGACCTGCCGCCCGAGACGCCGATGCGCGTCACCGTGACGAGCGGCGCCGGCGATGCCGTCGAGCGGCTGCTCGCCCAGGCGCTCACCCGCGACGACGCCGTCGCCCTCGAGGACCCGTGCTTCCTCACGAGCATCCACACCGTGCGCGTCGCCGGCTACCGCGCGGTGCCGGTGCCGATCGACGACGAGGGCATGACCGTCGACGGCCTCAGGGCGGCGCTCGAACAGGGTGTGCGAGCCGTCATCTGCACGCCGCGCGCGCAGAACCCCACGGGGGCGAGCCTCTCCGAAGGGCGTGCCGCCGAGCTGCGCGCCGTGCTCCGCGACCACCCCTACGTGCTCGTCATCGAAGACGACCACTACTCGCTGCTCTCGCAGTTGCCGTACCACTCCCTCATCGGCACCGAGCATCGCCGGTGGGCGCTCGTGCGCTCGGTCTCGAAGTTCCTCGGTCCCGACATGTGCCTCGCCGTCACGGCCTCCGACCCCGAGACCGCCGACCGGCTCGCGATGCGGTTGACCCCGGGCACCACGTGGGTGAGCCACCTGCTTCAGCGGCTCGTGCGCGCGCTCGCGACCGACCCCGAGGTCGCGGCCGGCATCCGCGCGGCGGGCGAGCACTACGCCGCCCGCAACGCCGCCTTCGCCGAGCTGCTCACCGCCGAAGGCCTCCCGACGAAGGCCGGCGACGGCCTGAACGTCTGGGTCCCGCTCGGTGCGCCGGCCCGCGCCGTCTCCGAGCAGCTGATGCGCCGCGGGTGGCTCGCCAGACCTGGTGACGAATTCGCGCTCGGCGGCGGCGAGGCATCCGATCACCTCCGCCTCACCGTGCACGAACTCGACGACTCCGACCTGCGGAAGCTGGCCGCCGATCTCGGCGCCTCCGTTCGCGCGGCTCGCCGGTAG
- the ruvA gene encoding Holliday junction branch migration protein RuvA: MISSLRGRVLAAAGGSVVIEVGGVGFHVNTTPALALSMREGHEASVHTTLVVREDSLTLFGFATRDELDVFDLLIGVTGVGPKSALGVLSVLSPGQIAEAVQRDDDAVFRKVSGIGPKTAKLITVSLAGKLVAPAVSTPHAPVVAGGAADSVLAALTGLGWSERVAAEAVDETIAAASDIEAASVPTLLRLTLARLGPAQQTGRAR, encoded by the coding sequence GTGATCTCCTCTCTTCGTGGCCGTGTGCTCGCAGCTGCCGGTGGTTCGGTCGTGATCGAGGTCGGCGGGGTGGGGTTCCACGTCAACACGACCCCGGCGCTCGCCCTCTCGATGCGCGAGGGGCACGAGGCATCCGTGCACACCACGCTCGTCGTGCGTGAAGACTCGCTGACGCTCTTCGGCTTCGCCACGCGCGACGAACTCGACGTCTTCGACCTCCTCATCGGCGTCACGGGCGTCGGGCCCAAATCGGCGCTCGGCGTGCTCTCGGTGCTCTCGCCCGGGCAGATCGCCGAGGCCGTGCAGCGCGACGACGATGCCGTGTTCCGCAAGGTGAGCGGCATCGGCCCGAAGACCGCGAAGCTCATCACCGTCTCGCTGGCGGGCAAGCTCGTCGCGCCGGCCGTGTCGACGCCGCACGCACCGGTCGTCGCCGGCGGAGCCGCAGACAGCGTGCTCGCTGCGCTCACGGGCCTCGGCTGGTCGGAGCGGGTCGCGGCAGAGGCCGTCGACGAGACGATCGCCGCGGCATCCGACATCGAGGCCGCGTCGGTGCCGACGCTGCTGCGGCTCACGCTCGCACGGCTCGGCCCCGCGCAGCAGACCGGGCGGGCACGATGA
- a CDS encoding DUF1697 domain-containing protein, which translates to MTDFIALLRGVNVGGITVRSADLRELFERLGFEGVRTVLASGNVVFASSTDETREALKARIEQALRDRFDYDAWIVLVTRAQLQRAVDGFPFDADDERRQPWVIFASESAVVEELAAFAADADPEIDPISRGDGVVYWNPVKGTTVDTPFAKLLAKARFKPTTTNRNLRTLNKMLG; encoded by the coding sequence ATGACCGACTTCATCGCACTGCTCCGCGGCGTCAACGTCGGCGGCATCACCGTGAGATCAGCAGATCTGCGCGAACTGTTCGAGCGTCTCGGCTTCGAGGGCGTTCGCACGGTGCTCGCGAGCGGCAACGTCGTGTTCGCGAGCTCGACGGACGAGACCCGCGAGGCGCTGAAGGCGCGCATCGAGCAGGCGCTCCGAGACCGCTTCGACTACGACGCGTGGATCGTGCTCGTCACCCGCGCCCAGTTGCAGCGCGCCGTCGACGGCTTTCCGTTCGACGCCGACGACGAGCGCCGGCAGCCGTGGGTGATCTTCGCGTCCGAGTCCGCGGTCGTCGAAGAACTCGCGGCCTTCGCGGCCGATGCCGATCCCGAGATCGACCCGATCTCGCGAGGCGACGGCGTCGTCTACTGGAACCCGGTGAAGGGCACGACGGTCGACACGCCGTTCGCGAAGCTGCTCGCGAAGGCCCGCTTCAAGCCGACGACCACGAACCGCAACCTGCGCACCCTGAACAAGATGCTCGGCTGA
- the ruvC gene encoding crossover junction endodeoxyribonuclease RuvC: MRVLGIDPGLTRCGVGVVDVEPNRTARLVDVVVLRSPAELDTPRRLARIAEGLEAIIEEHRPQAVALERVFARSDVSTIMGTAQISGVAMLIAARRALPVALHTPSEVKAAITGYGRADKKQVGAMVARILGLDEVPKPADAADALALAICHAWRTGGVAGAAVRDGADGSADDSALTPAQRAWLAAERSASVSGAARRLKR, from the coding sequence GTGCGAGTGCTCGGCATCGACCCCGGCCTCACGCGATGCGGCGTGGGCGTCGTCGATGTCGAGCCGAACCGCACGGCGCGACTCGTCGACGTCGTGGTGCTGCGTTCGCCCGCCGAGCTCGACACGCCGCGCCGACTCGCCCGCATCGCCGAGGGGCTCGAGGCGATCATCGAGGAGCACCGGCCGCAGGCCGTCGCGCTCGAGCGCGTGTTCGCGCGCAGCGACGTGTCGACCATCATGGGCACCGCCCAGATCTCGGGCGTCGCCATGCTGATCGCCGCCCGCCGCGCCCTGCCCGTCGCGCTGCACACGCCGAGCGAGGTGAAGGCGGCGATCACCGGCTACGGGCGCGCCGACAAGAAGCAGGTCGGCGCGATGGTGGCGCGCATCCTCGGCCTCGACGAGGTGCCGAAACCTGCGGATGCCGCCGACGCCCTCGCCCTCGCGATCTGCCACGCCTGGCGCACCGGGGGAGTCGCCGGCGCAGCCGTGCGCGACGGGGCCGACGGCTCGGCCGACGACTCCGCCCTCACACCGGCCCAGCGGGCGTGGCTCGCCGCGGAGCGCTCTGCCTCGGTGTCGGGGGCGGCCCGTAGGCTGAAGCGGTGA
- the pdxS gene encoding pyridoxal 5'-phosphate synthase lyase subunit PdxS, with protein MTVSETDSSRVKRGLAEMLKGGVIMDVVTPEQARIAEDAGAVAVMALERVPADIRSQGGVARMSDPDLIDAIIAEVSIPVMAKARIGHFVEAQVLQALDVDYIDESEVLSPADYVNHIDKWAFNTPFVCGATNLGEALRRINEGAAMIRSKGEAGTGDVSEATKHIRKISSEINVLRSMTKDELYVAAKELQAPYELVLEVAETGKLPVVLFVAGGVATPADAAMMMQLGADGVFVGSGIFKSGNPEARAAAVVKATTFYDDPSVVAAVSRGLGEAMVGINVADLAAPHRLAERGW; from the coding sequence GTGACCGTATCCGAAACGGATTCGAGCCGCGTGAAGCGCGGCCTCGCCGAGATGCTGAAGGGCGGCGTCATCATGGACGTCGTCACCCCCGAGCAGGCGCGCATCGCCGAGGACGCCGGCGCCGTCGCCGTCATGGCCCTCGAGCGCGTGCCCGCCGACATCCGCTCGCAGGGCGGCGTCGCCCGCATGAGCGACCCCGACCTCATCGACGCGATCATCGCCGAGGTGTCGATCCCCGTCATGGCGAAGGCCCGAATCGGCCACTTCGTCGAGGCGCAGGTGCTGCAGGCCCTCGACGTCGACTACATCGACGAGTCCGAGGTGCTCTCGCCCGCCGACTACGTGAACCACATCGACAAGTGGGCGTTCAACACCCCCTTCGTCTGCGGTGCCACGAACCTCGGAGAGGCGCTCCGCCGCATCAACGAGGGTGCCGCGATGATCCGCTCGAAGGGCGAGGCCGGCACCGGCGACGTCTCCGAGGCGACGAAGCACATCCGCAAGATCTCCTCCGAGATCAACGTGCTGCGCTCGATGACGAAGGACGAGCTCTACGTCGCGGCCAAGGAGCTGCAGGCGCCGTACGAGCTCGTGCTCGAGGTCGCCGAGACCGGCAAGCTCCCGGTCGTGCTCTTCGTCGCCGGCGGCGTGGCCACCCCGGCGGATGCCGCGATGATGATGCAGCTCGGCGCCGACGGCGTGTTCGTCGGCTCGGGCATCTTCAAGTCGGGCAACCCCGAGGCGCGCGCAGCGGCCGTCGTCAAGGCGACCACGTTCTACGACGACCCCTCGGTCGTCGCCGCCGTCTCGCGCGGTCTCGGCGAGGCCATGGTCGGCATCAACGTCGCCGACCTCGCCGCGCCGCACCGCCTCGCCGAGCGCGGCTGGTGA
- the pdxT gene encoding pyridoxal 5'-phosphate synthase glutaminase subunit PdxT translates to MTTSLRSGSLDAGASASAGPRVGVLALQGDFREHAHVLATLGADVSLVRRPEELDAVDGLVIPGGESSVMDKLARTFGLQAPLQAAIAAGLPVYGTCAGLIMLADTVLDAIAGQESLGGLDVVVRRNAFGSQNQSFETDLDIPALGEVPVHAVFIRGPVVESVGAAATPLATLADGRVVAVEQGNLLGTSFHPEITGEHRFHEYFLAKVRARVSVSS, encoded by the coding sequence GTGACCACGAGCCTCAGGAGCGGTTCCCTCGACGCGGGGGCGTCGGCTTCGGCCGGCCCCCGCGTCGGGGTGCTCGCCCTCCAGGGGGACTTCCGCGAGCACGCCCACGTGCTCGCGACGCTCGGAGCCGACGTCTCGCTCGTGCGTCGCCCCGAGGAGCTCGACGCGGTCGACGGCCTCGTGATCCCCGGTGGCGAGTCGAGCGTCATGGACAAGCTCGCGCGCACCTTCGGACTGCAGGCGCCGCTGCAGGCCGCGATCGCCGCAGGGCTCCCGGTCTACGGCACGTGCGCCGGGCTCATCATGCTCGCCGACACGGTGCTCGACGCGATCGCCGGCCAGGAGTCGCTCGGCGGCCTCGACGTCGTCGTGCGCCGTAACGCCTTCGGCTCGCAGAACCAGTCGTTCGAGACCGACCTCGACATCCCGGCGCTCGGCGAGGTGCCGGTGCATGCGGTCTTCATCCGCGGACCGGTCGTCGAGTCGGTCGGCGCCGCCGCAACGCCGCTCGCAACGCTTGCCGACGGGCGTGTCGTGGCCGTCGAACAGGGCAACCTCCTCGGCACGAGCTTCCACCCCGAGATCACGGGGGAGCACCGCTTCCACGAGTACTTCCTCGCGAAGGTGCGCGCCCGCGTCTCGGTCTCCAGCTGA
- the thrS gene encoding threonine--tRNA ligase, producing the protein MRVNGELKDLATTVTDEDVVEPVTIDSPDGLNILRHSAAHVLAQAVQTVNPEAKLGIGPPVTDGFYYDFDVAEPFTPEDLKALDKEMSRIIRAGQRFMRRVVTDDEARAELANEPYKLELIGLKGSASTGGDNENVEVGAGELTIYDNVDPKTGETVWKDLCRGPHVPSTRMIGNGWSLMRVAAAYWRGSEKNPQLQRIYGTAWPTKDELRAYQHRLEEAARRDHRKLGTELDLFSFPEEIGSGLPVFHPKGGVVKREMEDYVRRRHIEEGFQYVSTPHITKGHVFELSGHLPYYKDTMFPPMELENSEYYLKAMNCPMQNLIYRSRGRSYRELPLRFFEFGTVYRYEKSGVVHGLTRVRGLTQDDSHSYVTPEQAPGEIQHLLDFVLGLLRDFGLDDFYLELSTRDANSDKFKGSDEQWEVATNVLRDVAERSGLDLVPDPGGAAFYGPKISVQARDAIGRTWQMSTIQYDFNQPEGFGLEYTAADGTHQQPVMIHSAKFGSIERFFGVLIEHYAGAFPVWLAPVQVVGIPVAEDFAPYLGAIIEQLKGAGVRAELDVSDDRMQKKIRTHTTQKVPIQLIAGDNDRSGETVSFRFRDGTQENGVAIAEAVERIKQVIVERRQVVTRDDLFA; encoded by the coding sequence ATGCGCGTCAACGGCGAGCTCAAGGACCTCGCCACGACGGTCACGGACGAAGACGTGGTCGAACCCGTCACGATCGACTCGCCCGACGGCCTGAACATCCTCCGCCACTCGGCCGCGCACGTGCTCGCGCAGGCGGTGCAGACGGTCAACCCCGAGGCGAAGCTCGGCATCGGCCCGCCCGTGACCGACGGCTTCTACTACGACTTCGACGTCGCCGAGCCGTTCACCCCCGAAGACCTCAAGGCGCTCGATAAAGAGATGTCTCGAATCATCCGTGCCGGCCAGCGCTTCATGCGCCGGGTCGTCACCGACGATGAGGCGCGCGCCGAGCTCGCGAACGAGCCGTACAAGCTCGAACTGATCGGTCTCAAGGGCTCTGCGTCGACCGGCGGCGACAACGAGAACGTCGAGGTCGGGGCCGGTGAGCTCACGATCTACGACAACGTCGACCCGAAGACCGGCGAGACCGTCTGGAAAGACCTCTGCCGCGGCCCGCACGTGCCGAGCACCCGCATGATCGGCAACGGCTGGTCGCTCATGCGCGTCGCCGCCGCCTACTGGCGCGGCTCCGAGAAGAACCCGCAGCTCCAGCGCATCTACGGCACCGCGTGGCCGACGAAAGACGAGCTGCGCGCGTACCAGCACCGACTCGAGGAGGCCGCGCGCCGCGACCACCGCAAGCTCGGCACCGAGCTCGACCTGTTCTCGTTCCCTGAAGAGATCGGCTCGGGTCTGCCGGTCTTCCACCCCAAGGGCGGTGTCGTCAAGCGCGAGATGGAGGACTACGTCCGCCGTCGTCACATCGAAGAGGGCTTCCAGTACGTCTCGACCCCGCACATCACGAAGGGCCACGTCTTCGAGCTGAGCGGGCACCTGCCGTACTACAAGGACACGATGTTCCCGCCGATGGAGCTCGAGAACAGCGAGTACTACCTCAAGGCGATGAACTGCCCGATGCAGAACCTCATCTACCGCTCGCGCGGACGCTCGTACCGCGAGCTGCCGCTGCGGTTCTTCGAGTTCGGCACCGTGTACCGCTACGAGAAGTCGGGCGTCGTGCATGGCCTCACCCGCGTGCGCGGCCTCACCCAAGACGACTCGCACAGCTACGTGACCCCCGAGCAGGCGCCCGGCGAGATCCAGCACCTCCTCGACTTCGTGCTGGGCCTCCTCCGCGACTTCGGCCTCGACGACTTCTACCTCGAGCTGTCGACCCGTGACGCGAACTCCGACAAGTTCAAGGGCAGCGACGAGCAGTGGGAGGTCGCCACGAACGTGCTGCGCGACGTCGCAGAGCGGTCGGGTCTCGACCTCGTGCCCGACCCGGGCGGCGCAGCGTTCTACGGCCCGAAGATCTCCGTGCAGGCGCGCGACGCCATCGGCCGCACGTGGCAGATGTCGACGATCCAGTACGACTTCAACCAGCCCGAGGGCTTCGGTCTCGAATACACCGCGGCCGACGGCACGCACCAGCAGCCGGTGATGATCCACTCCGCGAAGTTCGGCTCGATCGAGCGCTTCTTCGGCGTGCTGATCGAGCACTACGCAGGCGCGTTCCCGGTGTGGCTCGCTCCCGTTCAGGTCGTGGGCATCCCCGTCGCCGAGGACTTCGCGCCCTACCTCGGCGCGATCATCGAGCAGCTGAAGGGCGCCGGCGTGCGCGCCGAGCTCGACGTGAGCGACGACCGCATGCAGAAGAAGATCCGCACGCACACCACGCAGAAGGTGCCGATCCAGCTCATCGCGGGTGACAACGACCGTTCGGGTGAGACGGTGAGCTTCCGCTTCCGTGACGGCACCCAGGAGAACGGCGTCGCGATCGCCGAGGCGGTCGAGCGCATCAAGCAGGTCATCGTGGAGCGTCGCCAGGTCGTCACTCGCGACGACCTGTTCGCATGA
- the pdxY gene encoding pyridoxal kinase PdxY — MKILSIQSAVAYGHVGNSAAVFPLQRIGVEVLPVYTVNFSNHTGYGAWRGPMISPDDVRDVITGIEERGVFPQIDVVLSGYQGGEGIADVILDAVARVKAANPDAVYACDPVMGNAKSGCFVAPAIPILLRDRVVPAADIITPNQFELGFLTETEPDTLESTLASVDLVRATGPRTVLVTSVERPDREEGTIEMLAVDDSGAWIVQTPLLPMKANGSGDVTAALFTAHYRRTGDAADALARATSSVFDLLSLTHTSGERELQLVEAQEFYANPSLQFTVRQVR, encoded by the coding sequence GTGAAGATTCTCTCGATCCAGTCCGCGGTCGCCTACGGTCATGTCGGCAACTCGGCCGCCGTCTTCCCTCTGCAGCGCATCGGCGTCGAGGTGTTGCCGGTCTACACCGTCAACTTCTCGAACCACACCGGCTACGGCGCCTGGCGCGGACCGATGATCAGCCCCGACGACGTGCGCGATGTCATCACGGGCATCGAGGAGCGCGGCGTGTTCCCGCAGATCGACGTGGTGCTCTCGGGCTACCAGGGCGGCGAGGGCATCGCCGACGTCATCCTCGATGCGGTCGCGCGGGTCAAGGCCGCGAACCCCGACGCCGTCTACGCCTGCGACCCGGTCATGGGCAATGCGAAATCCGGATGCTTCGTGGCCCCTGCCATCCCGATCCTGCTGCGCGACCGCGTGGTGCCGGCGGCCGACATCATCACGCCCAACCAGTTCGAGTTGGGCTTCCTCACCGAGACCGAGCCCGACACCCTCGAGTCGACGCTGGCGTCGGTCGACCTGGTACGCGCAACCGGCCCGCGCACCGTGCTCGTGACCAGCGTGGAGCGACCCGACCGCGAGGAGGGCACCATCGAGATGCTCGCCGTCGACGACTCGGGCGCCTGGATCGTGCAGACCCCGCTGCTGCCGATGAAGGCGAACGGATCGGGCGACGTCACCGCCGCGCTCTTCACGGCGCACTACCGTCGCACGGGCGACGCCGCCGACGCGCTCGCTCGCGCCACCTCGAGCGTTTTCGACCTGCTCTCGCTCACGCACACCTCGGGCGAACGCGAGCTGCAGCTCGTCGAGGCGCAGGAGTTCTACGCGAACCCGAGCCTGCAGTTCACCGTGCGCCAGGTGCGCTGA
- a CDS encoding HIT family protein, which produces MSAYQPDEFEGVPTDASADLAGVPDAFQRLWTPHRLVYIQHGQQPDEHSCPFCRAPEMSDEQSLIVARGEHAYVLLNLFPYNSGHLLVCPYRHVATYDEATPEEVAEIGELTQIAMRVVKQVSKCDGFNIGMNQGRIAGAGIAEHLHQHIVPRWALDSNFFPIIAGTKALPRLLGEVRQEIAEAWPA; this is translated from the coding sequence ATGAGCGCGTACCAGCCAGACGAGTTCGAGGGCGTGCCGACGGATGCCTCGGCCGACCTCGCCGGTGTGCCCGACGCGTTCCAGCGCCTCTGGACGCCGCACCGGCTGGTGTACATCCAGCACGGCCAGCAGCCTGACGAGCACTCGTGCCCGTTCTGCCGCGCTCCCGAGATGAGCGATGAGCAGTCGCTCATCGTCGCGCGCGGCGAGCACGCCTACGTGCTGTTGAATCTCTTCCCGTACAACAGCGGGCACCTGCTCGTCTGTCCGTACCGCCACGTCGCGACGTACGACGAGGCGACCCCCGAGGAGGTCGCCGAGATCGGCGAGCTGACGCAGATCGCGATGCGGGTCGTGAAGCAGGTCTCGAAGTGCGACGGGTTCAACATCGGCATGAACCAGGGGCGCATCGCGGGTGCAGGCATCGCCGAGCACCTGCACCAGCACATCGTGCCGCGCTGGGCGCTCGACTCGAACTTCTTCCCGATCATCGCCGGCACGAAGGCGCTGCCGCGCCTGCTCGGCGAAGTGCGTCAGGAGATCGCCGAGGCGTGGCCCGCCTGA
- a CDS encoding VOC family protein has product MSGEVSFIEFGAADAMTARTFYGKLFGWTFESGPGGDGYAVTGVGVPAGVHGGDPGAAPYVFFRVEDLDAAVAAVERLGGTVESLPGADDEETMATFGEFRLCRDDQGSPFGLHRPPRA; this is encoded by the coding sequence ATGTCGGGCGAAGTCTCATTCATCGAGTTCGGTGCTGCGGATGCCATGACGGCACGCACCTTCTACGGCAAGCTCTTCGGCTGGACCTTCGAGTCGGGACCGGGCGGCGACGGCTACGCGGTCACCGGGGTCGGCGTCCCGGCCGGCGTCCACGGCGGCGATCCCGGCGCCGCCCCGTATGTCTTCTTCAGGGTCGAGGATCTGGACGCTGCGGTCGCTGCCGTCGAACGACTCGGCGGCACCGTCGAGTCCCTCCCGGGCGCCGACGACGAGGAGACCATGGCGACGTTCGGCGAGTTCCGCCTGTGCCGCGACGATCAGGGGTCGCCGTTCGGCCTTCATCGGCCCCCACGGGCCTGA
- a CDS encoding hemerythrin domain-containing protein, translating to MTTRLPSSGAPAGSAPETTCRSDEIVLIHRMFRRLFGEAPALVREVVPGDVHRAAFLAKHLHGLTKLLHVHHHAEDDFFWDRMTERAPACGLHVALMRKQHQAVSDQLDEIDARIDAWTGAGADAASAERLAAALDEVDRNLAEHLADEEREAFPVLDAVLSTAEWDEIEAHAQHEKPPLPLFLLLGLMMEAVPEADRAAWMERELPAPMRLAYRLFGRRSYERALRRLHPEPEKSVERGRR from the coding sequence ATGACCACTCGACTCCCCAGTTCCGGCGCGCCCGCCGGCAGTGCGCCCGAGACGACCTGCCGCAGCGACGAGATCGTGCTCATCCACCGGATGTTCCGTCGTCTGTTCGGCGAGGCACCCGCTCTCGTGCGGGAGGTCGTGCCCGGCGATGTGCATCGGGCCGCCTTCCTCGCGAAACACCTGCACGGCCTCACGAAGCTGCTGCACGTGCACCACCATGCCGAAGACGACTTCTTCTGGGACCGGATGACCGAGCGCGCGCCGGCCTGCGGGCTGCACGTCGCCCTGATGCGGAAGCAGCATCAGGCCGTCTCCGACCAGCTCGACGAGATCGACGCGCGCATCGACGCCTGGACCGGCGCCGGTGCGGATGCCGCGTCGGCCGAGCGCCTGGCGGCGGCGCTCGACGAGGTCGACCGGAACCTCGCCGAACACCTCGCCGACGAGGAGCGCGAGGCGTTCCCCGTGCTCGACGCGGTGCTCTCCACCGCCGAGTGGGACGAGATCGAGGCGCACGCCCAGCACGAGAAGCCGCCGCTGCCCCTCTTCCTGCTGCTGGGGCTCATGATGGAGGCGGTGCCCGAGGCCGACCGCGCCGCATGGATGGAGCGCGAACTGCCCGCGCCGATGCGGCTCGCCTACCGCCTGTTCGGTCGCCGCAGCTACGAGCGCGCCCTGCGCCGCCTGCACCCCGAGCCCGAGAAGAGCGTGGAGCGCGGGCGTCGCTGA
- a CDS encoding YebC/PmpR family DNA-binding transcriptional regulator — translation MSGHSKWATTKHKKAIIDSRRAKSFAKLIKNIEVAAKMGGADLSGNPTLVDAVQKAKKTSVPNDNIDRAIKRGAGLTGESIEYTTIMYEGYGPNGVALLIECLTDNKNRAAAEVRTLMSRNGGTMADPGSVAYNFARKGVIVVAKTEGLGEDDVLGAVLDAGAEEVTDEGETFEVITEASDMVAARTALQEAGIDYDSADAAFVPSLKVEIDAETARKVFRLIDALEDSDDVQNIYSNFDLTPEVQAELEAD, via the coding sequence ATGTCCGGGCATTCCAAGTGGGCGACGACCAAGCACAAGAAGGCGATCATCGATTCGCGCCGTGCGAAGTCGTTCGCGAAGCTCATCAAGAACATCGAGGTCGCCGCGAAGATGGGCGGCGCCGATCTCTCCGGCAACCCGACCCTGGTCGACGCCGTGCAGAAGGCGAAGAAGACCTCCGTCCCGAACGACAACATCGATCGCGCGATCAAGCGCGGCGCCGGCCTGACCGGTGAGTCGATCGAGTACACGACGATCATGTACGAGGGCTACGGCCCCAACGGCGTCGCGCTGCTCATCGAGTGCCTCACCGACAACAAGAACCGTGCGGCCGCCGAAGTGCGCACGCTCATGTCCCGCAACGGCGGCACCATGGCCGACCCGGGCTCCGTCGCGTACAACTTCGCGCGCAAGGGCGTCATCGTGGTCGCCAAGACCGAGGGCCTCGGCGAAGACGACGTGCTCGGCGCGGTGCTCGACGCCGGCGCGGAAGAGGTCACCGACGAGGGCGAGACCTTCGAGGTCATCACCGAGGCATCCGACATGGTCGCCGCGCGCACCGCGCTGCAGGAGGCCGGAATCGACTACGACTCGGCGGATGCCGCGTTCGTGCCGTCGCTCAAGGTCGAGATCGACGCGGAGACCGCCCGCAAGGTGTTCCGTCTCATCGACGCGCTCGAAGACAGTGACGACGTGCAGAACATCTACAGCAACTTCGACCTCACCCCCGAGGTGCAGGCCGAGCTCGAAGCGGACTAG
- a CDS encoding type II toxin-antitoxin system PemK/MazF family toxin, whose translation MSDTNRFLTALVRAVGALLGSGSSKASVGQPSGESRPQQGGTTRTADASEPASIQTDTLSPGQAGESATIEVDPRRLRAVELGYSPSHDGEPDPGEVVWTWVPYEENDGRGKDRPVVVVAASGAGDYLAVQLTSKAHDGDRDFVSLGTGAWDGEGRPSWARIDRVFRVRAGGMRREAASLDAERYGRVTAALDARYGWR comes from the coding sequence GTGTCAGACACCAATCGCTTCCTCACCGCCCTCGTCCGTGCCGTCGGGGCGCTGCTCGGGTCCGGCTCGTCCAAGGCGTCGGTCGGCCAGCCATCGGGTGAGTCGCGGCCGCAGCAGGGCGGCACGACGCGAACAGCGGATGCGTCCGAGCCTGCGTCGATCCAGACCGACACGCTGTCGCCGGGGCAGGCGGGTGAGTCCGCGACGATCGAGGTGGACCCGCGTCGTCTCCGCGCGGTCGAGCTGGGTTACTCGCCGTCGCACGACGGCGAGCCCGACCCTGGCGAGGTCGTGTGGACCTGGGTGCCCTACGAGGAGAACGACGGGCGCGGCAAGGACCGGCCGGTCGTCGTCGTCGCGGCATCCGGAGCCGGCGACTACCTGGCGGTGCAGCTCACCAGCAAGGCCCACGACGGTGATCGCGACTTCGTCTCGCTCGGCACCGGCGCCTGGGACGGGGAGGGCCGACCGAGCTGGGCGCGCATCGACCGGGTCTTCCGCGTGCGTGCGGGAGGCATGCGCCGGGAAGCGGCCTCCCTCGATGCGGAGCGGTACGGCCGCGTGACCGCTGCGCTGGACGCACGGTACGGCTGGCGCTGA